Genomic DNA from Candidatus Neomarinimicrobiota bacterium:
CGTTGCGTTAGATGACCCGCGGATTCGCTCGCGAAGCTAGAATGTCTGAAGCTCTGGGTATTAGTCAACTGGCGAATTTCCTCTGGCATGAAATAGTAAAAGATGGTGGATGCGCTGTCTGGATTGGTGCTGGACTATCAGAATTGGCATTCCCAGGGTGCACCGGTTAGGGGCGATGGGTTATCTAGAGTTCAGGGATCTCTTGCCGGACTACTAGGATGTGACTGTATGCCGTGCATTACCGTATGACCCGTGGGTTAAAGTCCCACCTTGGGAGTTGTCAGTACGCCCAGGTAGTTTGAGGGAGGTGTTAGGGGTAACCCGAAGCGCCAAGTTCCCTGACAGAGCCCTTGTAAGAAGGGCAAGCAAACGTGTCCGCCAGCTGGCGGACGCGTTTATCAAAGCTGTTGAGTTGCCTGTCTGCCGACAGGCAGGCACTTACGAGTTGAATTCACGAAATAAGTAACTCAAAAGGAGGAAAAGAAAATGGGAATAATGGATAAGATGATGGACAAAAAGATGGATAAAATGAGCAAAGAAGAGAAAGAGGAGATGATGGCGAAGATGATGCCCAAGATGATGGAAGGGATGAATATGATGGAGATGATGCCAAAAATGATGATGGGCATGGGTATGGACTCTATGAAGAGCGGTGACATGAAGCAGATGATGCATGAGACCATGCCCCAAATGATACGGGAATGCTTCGGCCACATGGATTCCGAGGACAGAAAGGAGACCCTGACCATGTGCCGTTCAATGCTGGATGACGTAGAAAGGGAGTTTCCCTGATAAGCACAAGATTGCGGCGAGGCCCTTACGGATAGAATATCCCGGGGAGTATTGCGCCGAAGACAGGTCTTGAGGGAATTCTTCAGGCGGTTTGCTCCGGAGGAGCTCCTTTGGAGCAGAGAATTCGATTGTGGTGAAGAAAGGATCCTGGAAAAAAGGCACAAGAGAAATAGTGCTCGAGACTTTGCCATATTTATTTCGAGAGACCAAAGCGGCATGACGTGCAAGGACCTGGGTCAGTTTTTTGGCGGGATATCGGGCGCTGCCATCACTAGAAGATGTAATGCCTTGAGTGCAAAGTTAACCAGAAATAAACGGCTCCGAGAGAGAATGAGGAGCGTCGAAAGACGAACGGTCAATAGTTAAGATGTGACCCCAATCCTAATTACTCGAATGAGTAGTTTAGTGTTGATCGTTCTTATGAAAACCGTATTGTCTGTGCAACAATAATTGTTGTGCAACAAATATGGTTGTACTATATTACCCTTGTGTTTAGCTAATCCAGTAGGAGGAAGCAAACGGCATGGTCAAGGAACTAATCACGAGTCTAAACTCTGCTGAACTAAGTCTCCTTGTTAGTGAACTTGGAAGTCAAAGTTCAGTAGCTGACTTTCTGAATGTCGATCGATCCAGTGTTTCTCGCTGGCTCAAGAAGGAAGTGCCGGACACACAGAACCAATTTCGGATCACGGCCCTGGTTCTAGTGATGCAACGGCTGCAGATGGTTTTTGAGCCTGAAACGGCCAGAAGTTGGCTTGAAGGCATTAATGCGCACCTTTCGCATCAGAGACCAGTTGACCTTCTCAGCCAGGGGAGGGTATCAGAAGTTCTTTCGGCTATCGAGCAGACGGAACTCGGATCGTACGCATAGAAGTGGATCTCTACAGGGTGTTCAAGTGGGATGGTACCTCCCAAGGATCTACGGTTATGCGGAATCTCCATCCTCCCCGGGATGGGCAGGGATCAGGAAGGCACGATATGCCGGATCGAAGCGCGGTCATTTACTGCTCGAAATCACGCGTGTCTGCCGTAGCCGAGGTTATACAAGGATTCAGAGGAACACATTTGACGAGTCGGGTTTTTCTTTATCCCGACAAGAACGTGAGAGCTCTAGCTCATATGGTCCTCGACGACAGTGTTCCTTTGATCGATTTCGATGATCCAAAAGAGCTCTCAAACCATAAACTAAAACCTTCTCAGATCGCTACCATGAACCGGCAAGTGACCCAGAACATTGCGCGATCGCTGTTTGATGAGGGGGCCTTCGGGTTTACTTGGTGGTCGACGCTGAACGCATCTTGGACCAATGTGACGTTGTTCGAGAATCGCGTTTCTGAACACCTTTCCATCGAGGGTGAGGCTCTTGCATTGGATAAGCAGATGCCTGAAGTGATGGAAGCTGCAAAGGTACTGAACATCCAGCTTCGATATTAGGAATGGGGTCGGACCAAACTAACCTGTTGATTTTATTGACCTATCTGTTCCAAGACCCCCATTTTGACGCTTATCCGCAGGATCCTGTGGAAAGTGACCTTTTCGGGGGTAAGATGGTACGTTTAAGCCGTTAATGCACAATGCCCAGACCGAACAGACACCACATGCCGGGTTATACGTGGAATTATTACTGAGTGATGGCGAGAAGAGGCCTCAAGAATATCGAGGAACATGCTCAAGAATTGACGGCTCGATCAACATGAGTCAACGGCAGACTTGACCCCCTTACTCTAAATTGTTGATGTGAGAAAGAAATTTGTCTTCTGGATTCACTAATAGGAAGGATTAATAAGATGGATAAACGCTTCAATCATAACTACAGAGGATGGATAAG
This window encodes:
- a CDS encoding RES family NAD+ phosphorylase; protein product: MRNLHPPRDGQGSGRHDMPDRSAVIYCSKSRVSAVAEVIQGFRGTHLTSRVFLYPDKNVRALAHMVLDDSVPLIDFDDPKELSNHKLKPSQIATMNRQVTQNIARSLFDEGAFGFTWWSTLNASWTNVTLFENRVSEHLSIEGEALALDKQMPEVMEAAKVLNIQLRY